The DNA region TTGGTGGCGCTGGCGGCGCTGCAATCTTCCTGCTGCCAGTCCTGATAGAAGCGATGGGTCGAGTCGCCGGTGTAGTCGTCGTCGCTGATCTGCTCGCCCTGCAGCGGGAACGGTCCGTTCAGTCCGCCGGCGCCGGGAACGCGGGTATCAAGCACACCGGTGGGCAGGCCGCTGAAGCCGGTGGTCAGGATGTCGAGATCGGCCGGGTCCATGTCCTTTTCGACGCTGGCTTCGGCAATCGTCTTGAACGGGGGCGACGTGTCGCCCTGCGCGGTCGGCGTGCCATTGGTGTTCGGCTGCGGCATCAAATTGGTCGCGTTGTAGGGCGACTTCGCGATCGCCGGCGCGCCGATGTAGAAGGACGGCTGGCCCGCGACCGAGTACTGCTGCGCCTGCGCGAAGTTCGGTCCCGGCGTTCCATCCTCGTTGACGATGCCCTTCGACAACAGGTTGGAGATGGTCTGCCCCTTGCCCTTCGGCTTGTAGATACCGAAGGTGTGATCAAGGCCGCGGTTCTCACCGATCAGGATGATGACGTGCTTGATCGGCGAAGCGGTCTTGCCCTTGCCGCCGTGATCCTTGTCGTCATGATCGTGGTCATGCTTGACGCGATCAGCCTCCTGATGCGCCTGGTGATTGTGATGCGGACGCTTGTCCCAATCACTGTGTCCGCCCGGATAGTGAGCGGCATATGCGGCTGTTGCGACGAGCACCGTTGACGCGATGCAGAGCGCGGTGCTGGTTCGCCAGTGCTTTTTGTAGTTCAAACTCATTGTCGACCTCAGGGTGTTTGCGGTTAGCAACACACACTGCTTAGTGCGACAGTATGACGCATGGTTTTCGCTTGCGTGAAAGCGCGCGAGAAATTTCGAAACGTTCAAATATTTTCTGTGGAGACATCTGCTGCTGCACGCCGCCTCTCCACGATTCGACTCTTCAACTGAAGATCGAAAGCAGACGAAGCGCGCCACGCAGCGACGCGGATCGCAAATGCCCTACAATTCAGCTCAATCAATGCGAGATGTGCCTGGAGCGCATCACCTCGCGAAGCGCGGCGTAATGCTGATCATGCACATCTTGATTGAACAACGACCATGGCTCGGCGCTCGCCAGTAACGCAGGCACCGCTGCAGCCATCAGATTGCGATAATTCCTGAACTCGGCTGCAGCATCCGCGTTGCGACCCGCGGCAACGGCCATCTCGATGCGCCGCAACGTGAGCACGAGCTCCTTCAGCCCGCTGCGCGCAAGCACGCGCTGCTGCTCGCCGCCGGACACGCTGGTGTTCTTGCGATCGGGATATTGCTCGGTCAACTCGCGCAGCTCGCGGCCGATCGTATCGACTGCAAGCGCGACGATGTCCTTGTCGCCGGCCGGAATCGCGGTCGCGAGCACCGTCGAGAAATCGTTGATCTCCTTCAGCGTCGCACCGGCACCGTCGCGTTCATAGGGCTGCACGCCGTCGCCGACGGCCGTGAGATAGGCGACGAGGTCGCCCTTTTCCTGCGCCGAGAGGTCGAGCTGAAAGGTCCGGTCGAAATAATCGACGACCTGGTTGAAATTGTCGAAGCGGCCATCGTGGAAATACGGCGCATTGAAGTCGGCGTTGCGCAGGGTCGGCGTCTTGAACAGACCGCCCGAGCCGACGTCATGCTGCTGGTGATCGACAAAGCCGGACGATGGCACGTGGCACACCGCGCAGCTCAGCGCGGGATCGTGCGGGAACGGCTTCGCGAACAGCGCTTCGCCGCGGCGCTCCGCGTCGGTGATCTTGCCGGCCAGCCGCCCGGCGGGACCAAGGCTCGGATTGGGCAGGAAATCGATGTCGTGAAGATAGGCCACGATCGCATCGAGCGTGGCCGGCGACGGCTCGGGACCTGCGAACTCGCTGGTGATGACGTTGTGGACGAAGTCGCGCAGCGAGGCGAACCGGCCATCGGCGCCGTAGGGTGCCAGATAGCGGGCGCCGCGCAGGCTCGGAATCCGTACCGGATCGAACGAAAGGTTATTGGCCTTCGGGTTGAACAGCGCGCCGGTGGTGTCGAACGTGCCGGGCCGGCTCGACATCTTCGGCATGAAGAATTTGGTGTTGTTCGCACCATTGACGTGGCAGGTGCCGCAGCTCACACCGGCCTGCCGCGCCACCTCGCCGAGCAGCCCCGGCGAATTGAAGGCGAGATCGCCGAGATTCACCAGATACGACTTGGCTCCGGTGCGCTCGGACTGGAACACCTCACGCGGCTTGTCGAGCGCATCCTCGTTCAACTCGGTCGCAACCGGCAGCACGGTCTTGTCGCCGTCGACCGGAAACGCCGCCGCGCGCCCGAGCAGCGCAAGGGCGATGACCGCGGAAAGCAGCGCAGCCGGACGCAGGTGAAGCGATCTCATCGCGCCTGCGCCTCCAGGGTCGGGCGCT from Bradyrhizobium sp. B124 includes:
- a CDS encoding cytochrome c peroxidase; this encodes MRSLHLRPAALLSAVIALALLGRAAAFPVDGDKTVLPVATELNEDALDKPREVFQSERTGAKSYLVNLGDLAFNSPGLLGEVARQAGVSCGTCHVNGANNTKFFMPKMSSRPGTFDTTGALFNPKANNLSFDPVRIPSLRGARYLAPYGADGRFASLRDFVHNVITSEFAGPEPSPATLDAIVAYLHDIDFLPNPSLGPAGRLAGKITDAERRGEALFAKPFPHDPALSCAVCHVPSSGFVDHQQHDVGSGGLFKTPTLRNADFNAPYFHDGRFDNFNQVVDYFDRTFQLDLSAQEKGDLVAYLTAVGDGVQPYERDGAGATLKEINDFSTVLATAIPAGDKDIVALAVDTIGRELRELTEQYPDRKNTSVSGGEQQRVLARSGLKELVLTLRRIEMAVAAGRNADAAAEFRNYRNLMAAAVPALLASAEPWSLFNQDVHDQHYAALREVMRSRHISH